The proteins below come from a single Necator americanus strain Aroian chromosome V, whole genome shotgun sequence genomic window:
- a CDS encoding hypothetical protein (NECATOR_CHRV.G17757.T2), translating into MFLVVFTISSMLLYAPQAARFLLLSLRDRIREQFAHLAECEKRNITCIHTRQTDFIRLNRTTDLEETVMAAYNISEQHRSQQYLIFGDDRTFMAKLATRLKQVDASKRMFRLASGFGIAKRFERTLYYYDVDELMLERLKQIVFAFPRTAEKFVVSAIRANGIPEQSVGLSESMNGRTTVAA; encoded by the exons ATGTTCTTGGTCGTCTTCACCatatcctcgatgctcttgtatgcACCCCAAGcagctcgtttcctcctgctcAGCTTGAGG GATAGGATCCGAGAACAATTCGCGCACTTAGCAGAATGCGAAAAACG GAACATTACCTGTATACATACGCGGCAAACGGACTTCATACGACTTAATCGGACAACAGATTTAGAAGAGACGGTGATGGCCGCCTACAACATTTCCGAGCAACAC AGATCTCAACAGTATCTTATCTTCGGAGACGACAGAACGTTCATGGCGAAGTTGGCTACGAGGTTGAAACAGGTAGATGCTTCGAAAAGG ATGTTCCGCTTAGCATCAGGATTCGGCATAGCAAAGCGATTTGAAAGAACACTTTATTATTACGATGTTGACGAACTGATGCTGGAGAGACTGAAGCAGATTGTATTCGCATTCCCTCGTACAGCAGAGAAATTTGTTGTGAG tgCGATTCGTGCCAATGGTATTCCAGAACAATCCGTTGGCCTATCCGAGAGCATGAATGGGAGAACAACTGTTGCTGCTTGA
- a CDS encoding hypothetical protein (NECATOR_CHRV.G17756.T1) has product MFLLASGFAIAKRMERTLLYYDVDKLAFKRLKPIVSAFPRTVEKFVVRYFNHSAKYLVLETNCGQNARFFEDILPEIREMYQFSDEVREQFAHLAECEKRNITCIHTRQTDFIRLNRTTDLEETVMAAYNISEQHSSQQYLIFGDDRTFMAKLATRLKQVDSSRKKTYISSHREIEDMYLSSQLCTSFLISSAMSTFGWWLAFFAPNQHSVYYMNDKRPNYSMEGIPREEMFLSSWRKYS; this is encoded by the exons ATGTTCCTCTTAGCATCAGGTTTTGCCATAGCAAAACGGATGGAAAGAACACTTTTGTATTACGACGTCGACAAACTGGCATTTAAGAGACTGAAGCCGATTGTATCTGCATTCCCTCGCACGGTAGAGAAATTTGTTGTAAG ATACTTCAACCATTCCGCTAAATATCTCGTTCTTGAAACTAATTGTGGACAAAATGCACGCTTCTTTGAAGATATTTTGCCGGAAATTCGTGAGATGTACCAGTTCTCAGATGAAGTGCGAGAACAATTCGCACATTTAGCAGAATGTGAGAAACG GAACATTACCTGCATTCATACACGGCAAACGGACTTCATACGACTTAATCGGACAACAGATTTAGAAGAGACGGTGATGGCCGCCTACAACATTTCCGAGCAACAC AGCTCTCAACAGTATCTTATCTTCGGAGACGACAGAACGTTTATGGCGAAGCTGGCTACCAGGCTCAAACAGGTAGATTCTTCAAGAAAG aagacATATATATCTAGTCATCGTGAAATCGAAGACATGTACCTCTCGTCACAGCTATGCACCTCATTTCTTATCTCATCCGCAATGTCAACGTTTGGTTGGTGGCTAGCATTTTTTGCGCCAAATCAACATTCTGTGTACTATATGAATGATAAACGACCCAATTACTCAATGGAGGGGATCCCTCGTGAAGAGATGTTTCt GAGCTCTTGGAGGAAATATTCGTAG
- a CDS encoding hypothetical protein (NECATOR_CHRV.G17757.T1), whose amino-acid sequence MERISVTTVLALFFISHCMVSPYMVFKGDNEIKSADKKYEKYVAPHRSKVRLGNQMLKQIVFAFSRIAEKFVIRTRPGTCFFDENYNLLRIQHNSIGTAEGLVYVPFAQNHGNRSFWKYEDPLRNITCIHTRQTDFIRLNRTTDLEETVMAAYNISEQHRSQQYLIFGDDRTFMAKLATRLKQMFRLASGFGIAKRFERTLYYYDVDELMLERLKQIVFAFPRTAEKFVVSAIRANGIPEQSVGLSESMNGRTTVAA is encoded by the exons ATGGAACGGATTTCTGTCAca ACAGTGCtcgcattattttttatctctCACTGTATGGTCAGTCCTTACATGGTCTTCAAAGGggataatgaaataaaatccgCCGATAAGAAATACGAGAAATATGTGGCTCCCCATCGATCAAAAGTCCGTCTCGGAAATCAG ATGCTAAAGCAAATTGTATTCGCATTCTCTCGTATAGCAGAGAAATTTGTTATAAG GACAAGACCTGGAACTTGTTTCTTTGACGAAAACTATAATCTCTTACGAATCCAGCACAATTCG ATCGGTACGGCAGAAGGCCTAGTCTACGTTCCATTCGCTCAAAATCATGGCAACCGCAGTTTTTGGAAATATGAGGATCCTTTGCG GAACATTACCTGTATACATACGCGGCAAACGGACTTCATACGACTTAATCGGACAACAGATTTAGAAGAGACGGTGATGGCCGCCTACAACATTTCCGAGCAACAC AGATCTCAACAGTATCTTATCTTCGGAGACGACAGAACGTTCATGGCGAAGTTGGCTACGAGGTTGAAACAG ATGTTCCGCTTAGCATCAGGATTCGGCATAGCAAAGCGATTTGAAAGAACACTTTATTATTACGATGTTGACGAACTGATGCTGGAGAGACTGAAGCAGATTGTATTCGCATTCCCTCGTACAGCAGAGAAATTTGTTGTGAG tgCGATTCGTGCCAATGGTATTCCAGAACAATCCGTTGGCCTATCCGAGAGCATGAATGGGAGAACAACTGTTGCTGCTTGA
- a CDS encoding hypothetical protein (NECATOR_CHRV.G17756.T2), producing MPLCPFFDLEFVDDVVVIASNSTKLQHMSSQQYLIFGDDRTFMAKLATRLKQVDSSRKKTYISSHREIEDMYLSSQLCTSFLISSAMSTFGWLTERMHS from the exons ATGCCGCTGTGCCCCTTTTTCGATCTCGAGTTCGTCGATGATGTAGTAGTGATCGCTTCGAACAGCACAAAGCTGCAACATATG AGCTCTCAACAGTATCTTATCTTCGGAGACGACAGAACGTTTATGGCGAAGCTGGCTACCAGGCTCAAACAGGTAGATTCTTCAAGAAAG aagacATATATATCTAGTCATCGTGAAATCGAAGACATGTACCTCTCGTCACAGCTATGCACCTCATTTCTTATCTCATCCGCAATGTCAACGTTTGGTTG GCTTACAGAGAGAATGCATTCATGA
- a CDS encoding hypothetical protein (NECATOR_CHRV.G17755.T1), whose amino-acid sequence METNQTLLDDVVISDDFPEPSTSTVMEDFPTARDLLIGDLPEMDPHNITAVSVNTTSTTHQIFENFFSVIESMMEENTWLIYTITGIVTVIVIIVIVAIVVWLIKHKKRVIQQENDPILTSTYDDGRKFGKCCFCCRKAPDKQSDSRIRQNSASNLDPYRRRPLPPIGTKASESYISTFNRNEALDGLSRPPPIDEKTLAVNIQSIRGVPHVDLRPDQYRNLPSLRITNE is encoded by the exons atgGAAACAAATCAAACTCTGCTGGACGACGTCGTCATTTCGGACGATTTTCCAGAACCTTCAACTTCCACAGTCATGGAAGACTTTCCAACTGCTCGCGATCTATTGATAGGTGATCTACCCGAGATGGATCCGCACAATATCACAGCAGTATCTGTAAATACTACCTCAACAACTCATCagattttcgagaatttcttCAGTGTCATAG AGTCAATGATGGAGGAAAATACATGGTTGATTTATACAATCACAGGCATTGTCACTGTGATAGTGATAATTGTCATCGTAGCTATTGTAGTGTGGTTAATTAAACACAAAAA GAGAGTAATTCAACAGGAAAACGATCCGATCCTAACAAGTACATATGATGACGGAAGGAAGTTTGGAAA gtgttgtttttgttgtcgaAAAGCCCCTGACAAACAAAGTGATAGTCGAATTCGTCAGAATTCAGCGAGTAATTTGGATCCATACAGACGACGTCCACTTCCTCCAATTGGGACGAAAGCTAGTG AATCTTACATCAGCACGTTTAATCGTAACGAAGCTTTGGATGGTTTATCAAGACCTCCTCCAATAGATGAGAAGACTCTTGCTGTCAACATACAAA GTATTCGAGGTGTACCACATGTGGATCTTCGCCCTGACCAATATCGAAATTTACCTTCGCTAAGGATAACAAACGAGTGA